The Pyrus communis chromosome 8, drPyrComm1.1, whole genome shotgun sequence region acgaaacttgagggtagtaaactgatattcacccttgtttttttatTCACAAGCTGAAAAGTTGCTTCCACATCATTAAAAATGTGGACCATGTATCTGCTTCATCATCATGTAACGGTTAATTAATAGATTTTTTAACCTACAAAGAACCGGGGGATGggaggtaaaatgtaatttaccttaatttataattaagagACAAATACATAcctttcctttaattttgttCAATCCAATCACAAAcctacaacaacaaaattaattagtcacacaattaaataaaaaatatttagcaaataaaaaaaaaaaactaaccttAAATTAATTGGGAGAGGGAGAGATGGATGAGAGGGTGTgaatgagagagagggagagagagagtgagagatgcAAATTTAAGCAGCAGCCAATGGGGAGGGAGggggagaagaaaagaagaagaggggAAAAAGAAGGCACAACCTTTTAAATGAATAAGAGTTTGCCCGATGGAACATTTCGTCGGGCAAGCATAAGGATGATGTCATGTAAAGTTTTTGTTAGTAGATTTTTCACAGGTCATTGTGTGCTTTTGTCTAACGACATGAAAAATTGGCCTGACGAACATGGTTGTCGGGCACATGTCTTCAAGTCGACAAACCTTTGTTTCGTCAGAGAAACCTTTCAAATTACTCGCCACTTTTTCCCTTTTGGCGCTAAATATTTATCCAACAATTTTCACATTGCTCTACAAAAACTTCACGTCGCGTAAAGATTTTGGGTAAAACCCTAAATATTGACTTAGTGATGCCTGACAAGCTGCAAATTTGTCGGATAAAACACCCTTACCCGACGAAATATGGTTCATCAAGCAAAAGTTCGTAGGGCAAGGCCAAATTTCTGGCAGTGTATACATGCTTAAATagctatttttaattttcatcttCATGGATTCCCCTCTCCCTtaacaactaactatttaaccCATCAACGCTTTtatttactcaaaattttcaatttgcatCAGTTCGAGCCACACTTAAAGTTGCCAAGCTACTATCTATGTTTGTAGATTAagctttcattttgttttagtatttgctCCTTGTATCCAAAACAGAAAAGCTCCATTAACGATTGAACATGTCATACACGGAATGAACATCCAGAGGATGAAGTTAACGATTGAACATGTAATACAAGGAACGAACATCCAGGGATGAAGTTATTCATTACATTACTAAACCAACTTGTCCTTGAACTCAAAGGAAGCAAACCCACTTTGCAACCATGCTAAAACATAGAGATAAACTACAACAACCACAATAACTTATAACTAATTAATTGCAAACTAATGcaattatttattcattatgtcTGTTAATTAAACAGCTGAGACCTTTCTCTAAACTGTGGTGATCACTTGAAGTGACCAAACGGGTCAAATCGCCCCAACGAGTTCTCACCCTGCGCCCCAGAAGCCGACGATGAACCGCCTCCACCAGCACCAGAGGAGGAACCATCCCTAAACATTCCCATCATCGAGGGGTCATACATGGGAGGACCATGCTGGGGCCCGAAATAATATCCCGGCCCATAAGATGGTGGCGGGGGAGACATCATTGCAACCTGGGGCACAGCATGCCCAGGAGGGCAATAGTCCGTTGGCTGGCGCTCCTCCCTCTTCACAAACTGAGAGCGGTCGGAACTCTCAGACTCCCGGTAGCGTTGGAGGTAAATGGTGAGGGGTTCGACGTAGTTGTCAAACCCGAGCTTTCCCATGGCCCAGAGGACATCCTCAGCAGTGACAGTCTTGCGCTGCTCGCGCTGGCAGCGCTCGTTGGCCTCACCGGTTATGAAGGCGATGTACTCGGACACACACTCCTGCATAGTCTCCTTGGCGTCGTCAGATATTTTTGCATGCGGGGGTAATATCCTCCGCATTATGCGTATCACGTTGGCTATCGGCATGTATCGATCCTGCTCGCGAACGAGGCACTGCGGGGCCCTCTGTTCAGTGTTGTTGTCGCTATTGCCGGCGGAGTTGGCAGGGTTGCTGGTGTTTGCGATGGCATTGCCACCGTCGGAACTGTTGGCGTTGGCTGCGTGCAAGGTGGGAAGAAAACAATTATGTAAGTCAAATTATTCACTGTACAGATACGCTCATAAATGAGTAACTCAAATtcgaaaaaaaagagaaaaaaagaaaaagaaaaagttatttGTGGAAACGAGGGCCATGCAAAACTTACCCAAGAAACGTTGAAGGTAACAATTTGTGGTCTGTTAATTAATGGGAAAGGAAGACATGGTTTATGGTTATATTAATCAGGGTGAGGGTGTATATTAATGGGGTTTGAATCATTAATTGTCTGTGTGTATGTGCAGATATTGTAAATGGCATGGCCAATCAAAGAGGCTTTTGCCACTACTTACAATAAACTGTATACCAATATAATGACAGGTCATGTTGAGAATGCTTCACATATTCTTCTATTAGTAACTTGGGATGCCACAATAACATTGAATCTATTCTATTTTAATTCTTATCTCATGGTCTAACTCCTAATCCTATTTGGTTTGTAAACTTACCACTAGGAACACTTAATACACAACTATGGACGTGTCCACCCTTGAATCTAAAAATTCATTGACTGTAATGTTTGTGAAAAATGTCGAATTCAATGAATAATTAACTTACTTGAAATTTACTATAAAATTAGCAACAATCAACGAATATCAACCACTTATGTAAATACGAATGATTGACCATCCATAAAATTGCATGGATTGTTAGACTTtgacatttgttttcttttcccaTATATATAGACTATTGATAATCTAAATAATCGGGGTGAATAGTGATTGACCAGAGAACGATGTGCAGACCATAAACCCTTAACATGCGCGTAGGCTTCACGAGCTCACCTGCCTGTGATTATGTTTTCATGGTAACGGTTAGTCCTTATCACTCTGTTTTTGTCTGTTCGCTACGCCACCTAAgctaaaaaattaaagaataaattgacACCTCACGCGCTTGCATGTCCACATATCACCGTGACTATGTAAACGGCTCTTTTAAGAACATGGAAAATTGGGTCCCATACACGAAACGACCCCCCTTCTGGGTCCTACCTAATCCCTCTACAACAGTTCAAAACTTGTTTCCCAGCTCGAAACCCTATCAGCTCCTCAAGGTTTTTCATGTGATGGTATATTGCCTTATAGCTACTCAAAGTCTTCTGTAAAATATCAGATTTGAATATTTTCCTCTATATatgtaaagaaaaatacaaatttttgaTTGACTGAAACCCGTCTAATTTCTAATAATCAAAGTAAAGGCAGACCTAATAATGTTTTTCATATTAAGAAACAATTATAATCAGACAAAAATTAGGCTAGTaggtgtatatgtgtgtgtgtgtgtgtattacaGATCATGACAGTGCCACTGCAAGTGTAGAACCAGATATCCATGAGTGGTTACATAAAAATACAACCTATATTTGAGCAAGCGTTACTTTGAAACGAACTAGCTAGACGAGCTGTAACAAAAATTTGGTcaaaaactaataaataaaaGGGGCATTTAGATctgggtaaaaaaaaattgttagcaATAGAGCAAAataatgtaaaaaaatatagcaaaaaaataacataaaattttattttattcttacaGGGAAGAAATACATTTGATTTCCTCCAAAAATCGaacacacaaataaataaaaaaacacgaACACACATAAACTGTATCAAGCAGGGTAAATCGTCCacgaaaaaaattatgttaaaatcttgacaaaacaatgaaaaccctaaaaagatcAAAGATATGTCTGTGATATCAGCAGTTCAGGACATAAGGAGCTgagacaaacacaaataaatgcaAAAGACCACCAAATGCAGAATCGAATGCAAAAACTTTGAGATCGGCCTTGGAAAAAACTATATTTGGGAAAAATGGgagagatgaagagaataaatTTGGGTTACTAAATTTTCAAGAGAAATAGACATGCATGCAATAAAATTCCacaaacaaataagaaaatggaaaaaaaataaattagaaaactaactcttattttatatatgcgcacacacacatatataaaatcatcaagaagaaattaaaacaagtaatataaaaaatatatcaataaataaaagagCAAAGCAAGATGCCCTTTACTAAGAGAGACTTTTACCAGGGTTCCACGATTTTGCATGCCTTGATGGGAGCCCACCACCCATACGTTCCATTTCTGTCACTGCTTTTGCTATCTCTGTCTCTCTTCTCTTTACCTCTCTAcctctatctttctctctcttgttctCTCTGTaacttgttttatatttttttatctgTGTCCGTTGAAAGGGCAGGAGTCTAGTCAAGTGAATTTATAGCTAGAGCCAACAGGGGTGGAGTCCAAGTGGCAAACCGGCGTTGTAAATAAGAAACCTAGAGATGCCGGTCATAACGCGTGTCTGTGAGTTGTGATTGGACAAGGGGGATATTTTACCAAGAGTAATAGGTTGTCCGGTCAATTGCCCTTGAATTTTTTTCGATTTTATTACCTAAGGAGCAATGTAATGAGCTTTTAACCACTAAGGCTTTTTTCAAGGACACAATTTATTgacaaaaatttataaattaagtCAAAGCATCCTAAAAATGTACTCtctaaaaatgtaattttcttAAGTCAAAGCATCCTATCATTTTATCATTTGATGGTCACGTAGTCTAACActcttctttcttattttttatttttttcctcaaataaaaaataaaatatgtaagttGATACAATCAGTAAATTCATTAACTAGTGCATCATTGTATGTAAAATTACCGTATGAGGTAAATTATTTACGTCTTTTACAAAATTAGGAGATTCCATATTCATCAATCTCGTTATGGAAggggtaaattattttctttttgctcTCAAAGGTCCCAAATTTAAGAATACGACACAGAGAATTTAGGCTTGTCTTAGCACGAGCAGTTTTTATTTTCTACATTAGAATAAATTTCTATAAATTATTTATGATAGTTCGAGGTTAATGACTAATTATCACTTTCTGTAGTCCAGTATGTTGGagatttcatatatatatatatatatatggccctttatgcaaagggatctccatttttttttttcaaaaaatgaagaTTAGGTGTGGCACCCACTccacatcaaattttaacgatatGAACTGCCTAGTTTGTAAGTCTCAATTCATAGATCacccttacaaaaattcaagtcAATCCGAAAGTagttgcctatttaattatcaagataaaatttcattgtttcttatataacaaagtattcgttaatttttctgaacccaattagatgtcttaaatatttatgatttggctaatattttgcaagaacgatctatgaggtgcaacttggaaaatagacggttcggatcgtgAAAGTTTGATGTGGTAtggaccccacaactaatcctcatttttataaaaaagaaatgaggatccccttcccctaagggcttcctatatatataatgaaggGAACTATGGAGATTTCTATGGAATTTCCAATGGcttgcatgcatatacaattcagaATTTATATACATAAGCAACGGAAGTAAAACAATTAATAGTTATGGAAATCCCGTTTAAGAAGCATAGGTTCATAGTTGAAGCATCAAAGAAACatattgaagaacaaagagaggGATTTGTAAGTTGTACCCTTGGACCTAGACTTAATTCCAATGATTGTCCAAGATCTCTTATGTGGAACCATAGAAATCAATGTCCGTACTTTCGCCTCCACCTGGGACATGGACACCGTTGTTTTGTGTACACAACTTGTCATTTCGTGTAGTCCCCAAAAACTTGACGCCATTAACATGGCAACTCGAGAACAATTTAGCTCGAATCGAGCCGAATGCCAAGTTATATAACTCTTCACTGTAAGTGGGGGAATTCAATGCTTTCAATTTATTCACCTaatattatacaaaaacatacacatgttagtttgagaaaattaaatactataatatatatgtcaaagacaaaacacttataacttACATATTCGAGAAACCATTGTGGAAACAATTCTCggtgtttcttggcatacaaataTGATGGATGTTCTCGCTTCATCATCTCTTCATGCTCATCTAAGTATGCCATTATCTCATCACAATTGTTCAATACGAACCAATGCGCTACCTCTATGTCATTTATGGAAAACGACTCTCCTCGTACATGATCTCCAAAGGGTCGTGCGGTTTGGGCAAAAACAGAAAGTTCTCCTTTCTCACACCCCCGTCATTATTGTGCTGAGGACGATTGTAAGCCATCTCCACATCCTTTAAATACATTCCACAGAAAGTAAATGACTCATATTGAACCCAAGCCTCTATAATTGATCCTTTGGGCTTCACTTTATTGCATACGCTTTTTTTCAGCTCGTCGAGAAGCCTGccaaaataaaacaatatgATACAAATTAGTAAGCATGGGTTAATgatgcataaataaattatgaggATTATATGCGTttctattggatacatccaGCGATAGTTGACAAGACCAGCAAGCAATGCCTATTTGGGCAAGTGAACCATCACGTGGATCATACTTGTGAAGAAAGCTGGGGGAaatatcatctcaaacttgTATAGGACTTGGACAATGTCAAGGCACAAACGATTAATGTCCGTTTTTCGCAATGTTTTTGCCATcagttgggaaaaaaaaaatctggacaATAACATGATTGGCTTCACTACATCTTCTGGCAATAGGTGTCGAATACCCACAGGAAGTAGGCGTTGCATAAACACATGGTAGTTATGGCTCTTTAGTCCAGCAAATTTACCCCTGTCAACATTCACGCAACGGGCGATATTAGAAGCACCTATTGGGAAACTTTATAGACGAtacaaactttaaaaactcttttttgtcaTTCGGTTTCATGGAAAAAAACGCAAGATCTCTTCTGGCTTTATCACTGTCCTTATCTATCCATAAACCCCTCCGTATGCCCATTCTTTCCAAATCAAGACGTGCTTTGATCATGTCCCTTGTCTTGCCCTCGATATCTAGAATGGTGCCCACCAAtatgttaaagacatttttctcaacattcATAAAGTCgaggttgtgtctcaattttagtttcgACCAATACGGGAGCTCAAAAAATATAGGCTTGTGCATCCAGTTCATATGTGTAGAAGGTCTGGTTTGACTCACTGTTTTCCCGAATGAAGCAAAATCCAAACGGTTAAGCTGTTCCAAAATCTGATCACCGGACCATTCTCTAGGTCTAAGGCAATGCTTTGTGTTCCCGTTGAACTCTTTATCCTTTTTCCGCCACTTGTGGTCCCATGACAACCATCTTTGATGACCAAAGTAACAAACTTTTCTGGGGTGCCAACGAGATGTTACATGATCCTTGCATACAGGGCATGCCATATAACCCTTAGTGCTCCACCCATAAACCATTGCATATGCGGGAAAATCATTCACAGTCCACATAACTGCTGCCCgcaaagtgaacatcttccTAGTGGACTTATCGTACGTGCGCACACCATTTGTCCATAAATCCTTTAGCACATCAACCAACGGCTTTAAGTAAACATTGATTGACGTATCAAGATCCTCAGTTATCAAAAGAGTCATcatcatgtattcttttttcatgcatttccaagGCGGCAAATTATATGGGAATACAAAAATCGGCCAAGTGTTGTTGTGTTAGTTTAGAACCCCGAACAGATTGAATCCGTCAATGGCAAGTCCCAATCTAACATTCTGGGGATCAGCAGAAAACTCGGGGAATGTTCAATCGAACTCTTTCCATGCCTCCCTATTTGCAAGATGCCTCATCACATCGTCGTCTACCTGTTTTTCCTTATACCATTTCATGTCTGTGGCAGTATGCGTTGACATATACAATCGCTGCAATCTAGGTTTCATGGGCAGATAACGCATAACTTTTTGTGGGATCTTAGTCATTCTATTCTGAGATATCATTTTGAACCTCGACTCATTGCATATAGGGCATTTATCCAATGCTTTATTCTCTTtatagaataaaatacaattgtttttgcatgcatgatttttttcataacccaatccaagaccattcaacaccttttgcgCATGTCTATGTTCTTTTAGCAAACAATTGTCCTTCGGAAGCATTTtcttgaaaacccccaaaaaataattgaaacacTGGTTCGACATTCTATACTTTATTTTTCTGTGCATTAGTTCCACAATGGCCATGAGAATGGAAAAGCTCTCGCACTCCAGGTATAATTCTTGGTTggcattttttaatagttttttcatattgttcgaaCTCTGCACTGTCCATTGGTGTAGGCATGTCATCTTCCCCTTCCTGATTGGTGTTTGTCAATGCAAATGGAAAAGCATCATTTATTATatccatgacttgttcattaggatccacaATAGGTTTAACATTGACAACTCTTGTGTCGTTTGAAGACGAAGCATTATCTAATTGTTCCCTATGATGGTTCCAAGTATTATATGTCTCAAtcattccattccttactaaatgaaattgaacattttcaattgtctcccttaacgtgttgttacacctcctacaaGGACACTTGATTCTAGTTGCACCCGGGTTGTGTGTATgtgcaaagtcaataaaatcctcGATTCTATCCAAGGTATTTGTCTGTGCATCTATTTGGGTTCTGTATCCACGTC contains the following coding sequences:
- the LOC137741361 gene encoding transcriptional activator hap3-like, with the protein product MPIANVIRIMRRILPPHAKISDDAKETMQECVSEYIAFITGEANERCQREQRKTVTAEDVLWAMGKLGFDNYVEPLTIYLQRYRESESSDRSQFVKREERQPTDYCPPGHAVPQVAMMSPPPPSYGPGYYFGPQHGPPMYDPSMMGMFRDGSSSGAGGGGSSSASGAQGENSLGRFDPFGHFK